The following proteins are co-located in the Apium graveolens cultivar Ventura chromosome 5, ASM990537v1, whole genome shotgun sequence genome:
- the LOC141660890 gene encoding uncharacterized protein LOC141660890, with protein sequence MGSDFGVYSTAVNMINDWKRALGSRQTGRIETIAIRRWSPPTKGWLKVNIDAAVFAGNGNVGVSSVIRNEAGEFVRARARRITAHVQPREAEAIGMKEALAWIKDLGLKNCIVETDFKLLADACNGVEGRSYFHTIVLDCIHMIKHLDEVLVQFVHRSVNEVAHTLARATHSMSGFREWSVAPDLISDVLINDLS encoded by the coding sequence ATGGGGTCTGATTTTGGAGTTTACTCAACTGCAGTGAATATGATAAATGACTGGAAAAGAGCTTTGGGTTCAAGACAAACGGGGAGAATAGAGACTATTGCAATTCGACGTTGGTCTCCACCAACAAAAGGATGGCTGAAAGTAAATATAGATGCGGCAGTTTTTGCAGGTAATGGTAATGTGGGAGTTAGTAGTGTGATCAGGAATGAGGCAGGAGAATTTGTTCGTGCTCGAGCTAGAAGGATCACAGCGCACGTTCAACCGAGAGAAGCAGAGGCGATAGGGATGAAAGAGGCATTAGCATGGATAAAAGATTTGGGGCTTAAAAATTGCATAGTGGAAACAGATTTTAAACTACTTGCAGATGCTTGTAATGGAGTGGAAGGACGCTCATATTTTCATACAATTGTTTTAGATTGTATTCATATGATTAAGCACTTAGATGAAGTGCTAGTGCAATTTGTGCATAGGTCTGTGAATGAAGTAGCTCATACATTAGCTAGAGCAACTCATTCTATGTCAGGCTTCCGGGAGTGGTCTGTTGCTCCGGATTTGATATCAGATGTATTGATTAATGATTTGAGTTAA
- the LOC141660891 gene encoding putative mitochondrial protein AtMg00310 has protein sequence MKSTLVFSPNTVESCRRQVCELLQVKETVNPGNYPGLPMYIGRRKNNAFKFLKDRVSQKLQNWNNKSISKGGQVCNEIQRIMNSFWWGNKGGTKGIRWMSWERLCEGKFNGGLGFKDLKQFSVAMLAKQGWRLLTEEHSLVSVLMKAKYFPTANFLNAKLGNNPSYMWRSILESQTIVKQGSRRMIGNGEDTEVWSVPWLPCVHNGYITTSVPHQLKDAKVMNLINEDRDS, from the exons ATGAAGTCTACTCTGGTTTTTAGTCCTAACACAGTAGAGTCGTGTAGAAGACAGGTTTGTGAGTTGTTGCAAGTTAAGGAAACTGTGAATCCAGGAAACTATCCTGGCCTTCCAATGTATATTGGTAGAAGAAAGAATAATGCGTTTAAGTTTCTGAAAGATCGAGTAAGTCAGAAGTTGCAGAATTGGAATAATAAATCAATATCCAAAGGGG GACAGGTATGTAATGAGATACAGAGAATTATGAATTCGTTTTGGTGGGGGAATAAGGGGGGAACCAAGGGGATTAGGTGGATGAGTTGGGAGAGGTTGTGTGAAGGAAAATTTAATGGAGGGTTGGGATTTAAAGACTTGAAGCAGTTTAGTGTGGCTATGCTTGCAAAACAAGGATGGCGTCTATTAACCGAGGAACATTCGTTGGTATCTGTTTTGATGAAGGCGAAGTATTTCCCTACGGCAAATTTTTTGAATGCAAAGTTGGGTAATAATCCGAGTTATATGTGGCGTAGCATTCTGGAATCTCAAACAATTGTGAAACAAGGGAGTAGACGTATGATTGGGAATGGGGAAGATACTGAGGTGTGGTCAGTTCCTTGGCTGCCCTGTGTTCATAATGGATATATTACTACAAGTGTACCTCATCAATTAAAGGATGCGAAAGTGATGAATCTAATAAATGAGGATAGGGATAGTTAG